Within Hydra vulgaris chromosome 02, alternate assembly HydraT2T_AEP, the genomic segment GTCGTCCCAATCATTTGTGTTTTCACAAGACGAACAGTTGCACAAATCCATACAAGTCAATCTATGCGATCGACAAAGACAAACCAGTGTTTCACATTTTGACTTTTTACACGCACAGGAAATTAACTGCATAACGTCCTCCGGAGCAGGTGGAATGAGCATCTATTCAACCTCAAGTTGATCGCCAATTTCTCGCCATCCATATCCAGTGGGTTTTGGAATATCGGGATTTGCCTCTAGTGATCGTTTGACAATTGCTGTTACATACGAAACTCTCTTGCAATGACACAATAAGAATCCCTAGTAGGTGGAAGCTTTTGGGGTTCCGAAGCTTCTTTCTTGGTAATAAACTTGAGGTATCTTCCTTCGTTTGTATCACTGCATTTCAATCCATATAATTGGCATATAAACTTTTCTACTTGGGCAAAATGTGTTGCATCAAATGTAAAAGAGTCCCCAAACTTggaaaaaattgacttttactCTTCAGACTGTCTCATTAGTTTGAAGAATTTTGACTTGCCAATCCCGTAAAATGCACTTGTATAATCGTTCCCGCTAAATGCATGAAGAGCAGGAAGAGCTTTGCAACAATCAGTAACTAACTGTGAGGCAATCAAATTTATATCAAGAGTCCGCCTTTCAGTAGAAACGCCAATATCCACAAATAAGTGTATTTCAAGTTGGTTTTGGAAGTTCAAAGCGTAAATAGCAATATCTGTGTCAACCGTGTGAATGCAAATGGTTTCGAAACCAATAGATGCAGCGTGTTTAGAGCACAAGAATACTTTTGTATCAGCCTTTTCTTGACTTGTGTGCCGTGATACAACTTCCTCTCTTGACTTGTGTCAcctttatgtataatataaacgTAAAcctttatgtataatataattttataagatACGCtacaaaaaacagaaataacTTATACCacgtaaattaataaaacaaagtaataatttattagctAACCTGATCGCCAACCTCGCATGTCAATTTATAAAATCGTGACTGCAAGTTTACAAAGAGCACATATCCGGTAAGCTGTGATTTAAATCTTTCATTATGTGATCAATCTTATAGTAGGAATGAAATAAGCTCAGCCTTGTTGGTAgcattttgcaaatatttttgccaTTGTTTAGGTCTTGCTTGTTCTCTCCgctgaattttaaaatttagagaTCCTGTTTGACTTCTTCGAGCACGCTCGAATGATTTTATCGAGCCAGGTTGGCATTGGTCTGTCACAAAATATATTGTGGATCCTTTCagaattagatttaaaataaattctgaaatatctccaaaagttttgagtttaattttagCAAGCTGTTGCAGAATTGCCATTCCATCGAAAACATGTGCAGCACTTAGAGGAACCTGTAAAACAAATTCCTCAAAGTGTTCTCGATCCACCGAATATTCTATTGTTCCtaaaagttactaaaattactaaacttaatattaatttatcaaacTGAAAATGTTACCTAAATACTAAAATGTAGTGTTTAGgtagtatttattaattattttagaacgACTAATATGTTCTTAACAAACACATAATTTCGGCTTTCGGCAACTATTTCAAGTTAAACTGTTAATTGAATAAGAGGATTTATCAATACCTATAGTAATAGTAGTAAATTAACTTACGAAGAAGGTTCATCTTGTTTGTTTTGACGAGGCTACCATCAGGTAATCCCAACGGCCATGGGATAGGACTCAAAGAATAACATAGTACTTGTTTCAAAGTTAGACCTTCTCTACCACATGCAATAACTAGCAATCTTCCAAATATACTTCGTTCGGCTGATATAGTGAATGATTTCTctttaaggcaaaaaaaaattttcaaatttaaattgttaaatgtttGCAGACAACACATTTTGATGGGAACATAAAAAGAAACTGTTGAAGATTGAATGCGTTCTCTAAAGAACCTTTGGAACTCTGCTTCCTCGATGGATTGTGCATtcaataaattatcttttaactcATCAGGTGCTTCTATTCCAGAACAAATATTTACCAAAGAATCTCTTTGCTTAAAAGGATCCCAATTTGTCATTAGTATCAAAGCTCTCTCTACACATCCGttgttgaaatctttttttgatggTTTACCATCTTTTGGTGTTTGTTTTTTGGTTGTGATTCCcatgttgtttttcaaaattgaaatacATTTTGAAACAGTATGACTTGTAAGTACCCTGCGTTGAATGGTTCCTTCAGACGTACTATAACTTTTTATTCCCCCTTGGCATTTCTGATCACGATTAATAGTTTGCTAAATGCATTGGTCAGATGGAACTTTGTTAAACGTACCGCTCGTTCTTCTTACGGAGAAGTTTCCATCCCTGTTTTCAAAACGATAATAAGTTATAAAGATTTAacttaaaactacttttaaaactaaaatttgttgaaatcCAAACGTTTTTTTTGAGTACAAGCATACATAAACTGTTGATAAATACTTGGATGAGTTTTAGGAAGTTGCATCATTTCGGCCCAATAGAAAGTTAAGAAGCGAGAATAATTCGGACGATCATATGCAAAAAACCACGGTAGCATTTGGCGTGTTGCCTCCAAATAAAGAATCCAGTTACCAACCTTCGTTGAACGgagcaaagcaaaaaaaatatttaacatttcaaTAAACGAAAACCAAAAAGCGGAAGTTGGTCCGGAAATATCAATATCTTTTAACACATTTGAGTGATCATCTAAAGTTTTGAAGAAATCATCATCAAACAACGATTTAAAATTGTCATAATTTGTctagaaataataaaagtacaATTTTAATATCATCATTAAATTCACAGACACAAAGTATACTTAGGCAAATTTATTTACCTCCTTTAAAAGTTAATGAACTCAGGTCAGGAAGAGAAGTTATTCAACGAGGAAAGATTGTTTTCAACTAAccaactttcaaaatattttatcctCAGCTGGGTTAGTGCATTATACAAATATTGATAAATTCGAACGGCACGGTTATATTGCTTTCCCTTCAAAATACGCTCCAATGAACTTTtaccttaaaaatatataaaaaatatctttagtaCTTCGACCTTCTTTGGTCAAAAAAAATCTGCTGCAATATTTGCTACGTAAtataatgtcaataaaatttaaaaagataaagaaacCACTCACCGGCTATATCAGCTTCAATTATCCAGTCTTGTAATCCGGCATCATTAAATCTTTTGCTAATAACAGCTAGAAAAATACAAGATGTGTGAAATGCACCCATTCGGAGgacaataaaacatttaagatCAATATGACTAGGGTTCATCAGGATTTCCACCGCTTTTGCATATATCGCTTGATCCATAACAACGTCAGTTTCTAAGAGACCAAGATTCTTGGCTTTAGCTTTGGACTGGAGCAGAACTTCAAGCACTGTGCTCAAGTTTGTAGACGATGAGTTAATAGCAGGAAGATAGCTAATAGTGTGGATGTCTTCTGATATCCTTTTAGGTGTAATTAGGTAGTTAAACCCAGTCCAACTTGGGATATCATTAGAAAAATGATATAGTAAGGTCGAAAAGAAATCCAGCTTCTCTGAAACTGCCAGTAACTTACTGTCTAACGATAACGCGTTTGTTTGACGTAGGTAATCTGGTTCTTCTCGATTATGCTTTACGTACAGAGGCAACTCTTTCtcaattgctttaaaagatctttctctttttcttgaaattatTTCGTTAACCTCGTTTTTGTGTACTTGACCAATATTTTGTAACTGAATGACAATACCATTTGTGACGTGCATAGAAGTTCCTTTTAAAGTTTCAGGATTTATGTGGTTGTTGTCCTAAACGAAGGTCACAAATTTTGAGGGCTGAGAACAGAAggacaaaaacttttaaaaatttgattttgctTTGCATTTTGTGCAAGAAatgtttctaaataatttacttCATCATAGGAAATTCTATGTCCTAATTTACTTAGCCATTTCGCTAACTCTTTTGATCCAGTTTTCCGTTTGGTACTTAACCCTAATAACACGTGTTTAGAGCATCGATGATGGCCGTTTGTTACGTTATAAATAACATCTTCACAAAGAGAGTTTACTTTGACAATTCCTCTTTTACTAACTCTGGCACGAAATAgaatttttgcaaaaagttgatgCAGAAGAGGTGGAATTTCAGTTTTAACTCTTAGTAACTCGTCTTCATTAGGAGGCCatttaaagtatgtttttttcatAGACAAAACCTCCCTGTGAATCTCTTTTGCGACATGATCGATAAGCTGTTCAATCGGTTTTGGATTATTCTTTTTATCTAGATtctcattgtttttaaaaaaacttcaataattttTCCCTTCTCAATAGTATCGTTATATAAGAAAGAATAGCCGTATTTTGGTGACCACAACTGAACAGACCCGCCGAATTCTGCAACTACAGCATCCTGTAAAGTCCTTCTATCTGGAATCTTTGTTCTATCTGTGCAGTTTTCTTTGTAAAATTCAAATAGCTTACTTGTATGAATAATCTCTAAATTGTCTAATACGTGTTCTTTCACATAGTCGAAGAGCAAACGCATAATTGCATtttctgttgtaaaaaaaaggagttttttGGGGTCTTGTATATTTAAGGTAACAAGACCGATGATAATATAACTCTAAGGAAATTATGGTTTGTCATTCTGTACCCGATATACTAGCCATGAGTCGTGGGTTGTCAGCTTTATTTACAGCGTTTTCTTTTAACACGTTTGCTGTACTTTCCGTTACGCATTTTGTAAGTGTTTCATATCCGTTCCTATCTTTATTAGTCTTATTGCAATAGCAAATGCAACATTCTTCATCTGCAATAATTTTTCCTAAAACAAGggaattattttaactttgaagTAGtacataaaacaataaaaaaagtgaaaactgagggtaatattatttgctttgcAATTCCCGCCCAagggttttttaatttacctgatCTATCTCTTTTCCGAGCTGAGATTATGCGCTTAGATGAGGATGCATTATCCACGCCTACATTCTCGTTGACTTTTTCTGCTCTACTTTTTCGATGTtgtagaatttttaatgtttttatatttacatacttATCGTAACATCTTTGATGGAACAAGAGAGTTGTTGGGCACGTATCAGGTAGaatgtttatgattttaaagtCATTTCGAATTTGACTatagtaagaaaaatattattatcatatccatgctatttattgtttttaccgtaccatttttttttaggtatatataaagaaataaattgagTTGGACATTTAGTTTGTGACTTACCAGGCATTCTTCACTTTCGCAAGCGCATTTTCAGTAAAACCCCgcagtttgttattattatgaGCAACTTCTCCTTGATTAAGTATGcaagcatttttaatttctttgttaGGAACTAAATTAAGATGCTGTGTTTTTTTGCTACTCGccattatttactttaatattaataaataaataaaaataaataaaacacgtttttttagtaaacagtttttaaaaagtaaacattttttaacgtaAACAAATAACGGgaacaaaaatatcttttttagatttattacattacaactattttattattttaatacaatattaaaaaaattataaaaaaatttatttttaaataggtttATGAAACTTTGATTAAATAGatttgaataattatatttaaaacatttaattttacatattgtTAACCCCCTgtcaataatttgtaaaaactaaatCAATGCTTTTCGGTATTggatttataaacaacatggCGGTTAATTTATACTTGAAATTCTTTCAATaagttgcatttatttttgtctcTAACTAAAGTTATAAGCAATTTCCAAGTGGcacgtaaaaatttttaaacttcttaagtTACAAGGAACaagtctatataaaaattataatgtccactcaaaatgtttagttttccttttttttttacatgtagcGACCAGACTAAAAGTAGaagaatattcaaataaattttgagaaataagtttttattccCAAGTTCTTCGCAGTAacgaaaatatcttttttttaaatgctcaagtatattcaaataaacatttttataataatttcaatagaatTACAAGTATCATTACAATTAGAATTTACATGTCATATATGTTTATGGATAACAAATGAAAAGTTACgctactaaaacttttataaaaactccatttttttaagctaagttttgattttttaaacataatgatttttaaacataGATCACGACATAAAAAATAAGCTGTAACATAAgagtttgtttatataaaaatgctttCAGTCtacaagtaaatattttgagtaagataaataaatatttccaaACAATTACTAGATAACTGTTATACAAggtaacttttattatattgtgtATACCAATATGACTAAACTAGCCATATTGGTACACTTAGCCACATATATGTACACATCACAAActcaaaattacaaaataaaaatttattggtatccattaaaataaaaacatttaaaagtttatccacttcttaatttttcattaacaaaCAATGACAGATCACTGCCACCTCTTGACAACGGCACATCGTCATTAATACCCATAACTACacgttgtaaaaaatgtaaaacatgtCTGCACTCTGGCGCATATTCAATATCGATAACGAATTATAGTTTCAGTAAACGGTCTACTGCACTCAACATGCCATTTCTAATAGGAATAACATTAtcttctataaaaataaaggaCTAAATCAAGTTGCCTCGAGCCCCTAGTGAAATAACAAATGGATGCATGAAAGAGGTATGTCTGTTTGCATCAATTATAGTCTCCATAGCTGTAGTGTcctttgtaaaaacaaaaataattaagatacAATATAGAAGCGAAATTATTATTGATCTAGTTTATAGCACATACCATTTAGCtagaaatattaaacttaaaaacaaaaaacttacagGAAAGATTTGAATAAAGTGAGCTGCAACTTCAGCTGTAGACGGTCAATCCTTATTTCTAGGAGGCACGTGAAGAATGTACGGAAGCAAGTGAAATGCAAATTCCATATTTCgatctttgatttttaaaaacatttaaaaattcaaacagTACATATTTCAGaataaagaaaatagttttaaatagttagtgaaagttataaaatataaaaacagtaatTAAAGAAGACGATGTGACATACCACTTGAAGATATTAGTTGGTTGTCAAGCTCTAAAAGTAGTTGCTTAGCCATTGGATTCGCCTTTCTACGAGCCCAAATAATAACATGAGGAGCCATATTCTCCCATTGCATAGGCAAATCTTGAGCATTTTCAAATGTTCCTGTAAACTCTCTCTGAAACTAATATAATGATAATTAAGAGTCCTTAAAtatttctcaaacaaaaaatcaattttactcTAGTAATACTCCAATAGCAGTAATCCAAGACATTAGGATATACattacaaatgtaaaaaacaaaactacttaCATCAAATCCTAAATCTTTAAATGGGGGAAATTTCCGAATAAACTCATGAAAAGGCGGTTTTGATGACATAATCCAGTTTCTTCGTGATGTTCTAGTTTTTTCAAGAATAAATTGTTTTCGATCATACTGAATGTCATCAAATGACAACTCACTCATAATGTTTCGCTcttcatttgaaaaaagaattaaaaaaatagttaagcatcatttgttgtatatataagCATGACTTACAGTTTTATTAGGCTTACCTGCAACATCAAAAGTTGTTGGGGAAATGGATTTTCATTTTCGAGTAGCTTGGGCATGGACACCATCAAACTTCCTAATTGTTTTCAGCCGCTCCTCGATATGTCCATGAGgtgttgttttcttttttttgccaTTCACTTCAACTTCCTTATAAGCGCAATAGTAATTTtcctatatatttaaataagaataatgcAGTTTAAACAGCAAAGAAACTAATTACATTTAGATAACAAAGTTAAATAACATACATATCCTAGAGGTCCACCAGAGTGCAGTTTAGGAAAAGCGTTAATGATTGACATAgcaagatttgtttttgttgctctCGATGGATACCTAAAGTAAATacataataaagtaataataagaaccataatatttaaaaaatgttatagattTAAGTTAAACAGATAGATTTCCTACCTGGTTACTTAGCATGATTCACCAacttaacatttatttattctgttcatttttttatataatcttattataaaaaaatgtttgaaaaaatttactatGCATAAAATATTCAGAAATAAAAGGATATTTAGAGCAAACTGTAAAATATCATGTAATGACTTACAAGTTTCCAACTTTATTGACCATAATGTTGACAAGAATATGAACCATTTTAAATCTGTACTTAAGTAACATTCCAGTTGTGTCATATTCAACAATGACAATTTTACCTGTCTGATGCTCATCAAGCAATTTACGAATATcctaaaaaagaagaaattttttgaaaatattttcagaaactaaaattagtccttatagttttaaaaaacagttaaaaattaaattaaaaaattgcaaatttgaTATTGTCTATTCGAAGTACTGGAGTATGAAGAACATCGCTATCACGTGAATATGTTGAATCTGAAAAGGAATTGGAATTTGATATATAACTAGTCTGATTAAGTGAAACATGGTTATTTGCAATAGTGAAATCAGTTTGTGAATAATCTGTCTGCACATAATCTGTGGATTGTTcctaaaacataacaaataattcaatttacttaaatttacatattgctatactttcaaaattactaaaaatagctctctctttttatatatatatatatatatatatatatatatatatatatatatatatatatatatatatatatatatatatatatatatatatatatatatatatatatatatatatatatatatatatacagccctcAGAATTAAGGTTGGCATGCTGACCTAGACTAATAGCTTCCCAGGTCAGCCATTATTTATCGACCTTGTTTCTATCTTTTATGGTGaaacctttgtaaaaatatgttttcccctatttaaaacagttaaagGTCTGCATTTTATTTCcgactaattttatttttctaattctaagggttttatgtattttatgttttatgtatgtAACTATATCTATAATAAACGGATTGTTTTTGCCATAGaacttttcagaaaatattaaactacgtataataaatatttacaatatggCCAGATATTTCATGGGGTAGGTATAGAAAGTTATCTTGACATAGTTGATGATTCAAAATAATATGCATGAACTggcaatttattttcaaacaacGCACTGCATTAAGAGGTTTGTAATCTATTATGTCACATGTTCTTATACATAGTTTTTGGTTATCTAGTAAACAACAATAAGATAAAGATAGATTGCAATATTTGTGGACAACCCACTTTGTTGTGAAAAAATACACAACTTCACTATGAACAAAAATCTGGTCAATGTGAGCAAAACTTGGTTCACCATCACTATTAAAATCATAAAGAATTGTTTCACATGATCTGTATTTCTGGCCCAATATGGTAACACAATCAACAGCTAAAACTTCACTTTCTTCACCAATAAAGGgaataataagatttttgttCTCTTATTCTGAAACTAAAAACACTTCACCATTTTTTACATCAGCAATGGTTTTTAGGGGACCATGAGTCATCCAAGCTAAGGCATGAGCAATTTGATGTCTCTTTgcaattgaaaaagaaatgttCTGAAAATTGCAAACAATATGAgctaatctttttgaaaaattatgttTGGCTTTATATCTTATAACAATCATGTGAAGAAGAGGTCCACTTCGTTTTATAATAGTTCCATAATGAATCACTCTGTGATGcttataaagaagttttttctCAGGATAACATTCTTTCATCAATGAATGATGTTCCATTACTAGCTCCTCAATATATGtgatttgtaaacaatttaaatttggaGATAAAATTACATCACACAATTGTTTTAAGATTTGGTAAAGTTTCCACTTTTGTGTATCTACTTTATCAATAACATCAGACAAAATAAGTGGCAAATACATAAACAGTGTAAGCATCTGAGTAGAGCGTTGACCTAGTAAAGAGTCAGTACTTTTCATGCGTGACTCATTAATAGTACTAGGTTTTGAGCTGCAGACAATACCATAATCCATAAACTTAATGCGCCTATTCAGTTCTGTAATGGACATACATTTGACATCATATAACACATgataaagaaacaatttaacTTCACACGGAATAACTCCTTCAAAAATATCATGCATTATGTCTGCAGAATCATTTGAAGCAGGATGATAATAAGGCAGTTCAGTTAAACAACTAAACCGTTTAATTCCACAATTCTTATTAGAAATTTCCCCACTTTGCATCTGGTGAACTTGAGAGTTGTATAAAATATCGGTTCTTAGAGCTTGTTTGTCTTCTTTAAAAACATGCTGGATGTCAACTTTTGATATCATACACATGTCACATGGAAATGAAACAGTGCTGAAATTTTCCATATATCCTAGTATAGAGTGCAGACCTAAATTGTCTCCAACAATTTGAGTTAGCAAACAtctaaagttagtttttttgccatccataaaaatatcaaatcctTTGTCATGAAGTTTTTGCAATTCATTTACGATCACTTTTATCACTGGCTCTGCTGAATATTTCTTTATGTCTATTGCATGAGTTAATGCTAACATATG encodes:
- the LOC136076156 gene encoding uncharacterized protein LOC136076156; this translates as MSMCCYLCPKDFSTVACYINHLRNVHLLFEPCQLRCNVGGCIRLFTTYNMLRKHINKDHTGFVVNIDRTFNIKRENPVTPNSEGKSKIKIDKGFEKNIKDVASPIVDENGISQAALKFIMALMSSSSIPLSTSEFVKNCSQNLIEDILSYLLDNLTEEFNRWKTPFSGIDSQHRILSYLKNKGLYVEPVPHSMGERWDTKRDRKTKKQIQVKVKDLFYYIPIESTIKLVLLQPKTMSMLKVEQVSNFEFVEDWFCGENGKKLMAYAKFKFPKNFPLFIQIYFDEVETTNPLGSKTGIHKLGAFYFMIKNFPHAANSSLNNIHMLALTHAIDIKKYSAEPVIKVIVNELQKLHDKGFDIFMDGKKTNFRCLLTQIVGDNLGLHSILGYMENFSTVSFPCDMCMISKVDIQHVFKEDKQALRTDILYNSQVHQMQSGEISNKNCGIKRFSCLTELPYYHPASNDSADIMHDIFEGVIPCEVKLFLYHVLYDVKCMSITELNRRIKFMDYGIVCSSKPSTINESRMKSTDSLLGQRSTQMLTLFMYLPLILSDVIDKVDTQKWKLYQILKQLCDVILSPNLNCLQITYIEELVMEHHSLMKECYPEKKLLYKHHRVIHYGTIIKRSGPLLHMIVIRYKAKHNFSKRLAHIVCNFQNISFSIAKRHQIAHALAWMTHGPLKTIADVKNESEVLAVDCVTILGQKYRSCETILYDFNSDGEPSFAHIDQIFVHSEVVYFFTTKWVVHKYCNLSLSYCCLLDNQKLCIRTCDIIDYKPLNAEQSTDYVQTDYSQTDFTIANNHVSLNQTSYISNSNSFSDSTYSRDSDVLHTPDIRKLLDEHQTGKIVIVEYDTTGMLLKYRFKMVHILVNIMVNKVGNLYPSRATKTNLAMSIINAFPKLHSGGPLGYENYYCAYKEVEVNGKKKKTTPHGHIEERLKTIRKFDGVHAQATRK